ACCAACAATGAGCCACTTAAGTCTATGGCCATATTCAAAGCTATATAAAAATTCgatgataaaattaataattgtagcCTGAAAAGTAAACGTGCAAATCATCGAAAGGTCAGACACCAGTTTTGGAAgggtataaataaaaaagtactccactttttaaattaaaaaaaatattagtttttaaacgccaatttctttcatATAACTGAAGTTATCTCCAACCACTGatctcgatctttctgcatagactttttcAAACTAacggtgaaagtatcgacaacagtaatttggtgattgtgaattctcttttgttaaagctccttcggctttaacgaacacattctcatcacgtatctcgtgcttcgcactcgagtttatttctgaaattttatatcgttcccataaatgtatattattataattcgtaacttgcattggtattaaaataaaCCAAGTTCCATTGTCCCGTTAAAAAAATGCGTAttcttattagaaaaatttcgtcatttaaagttttattgcaacttttgtagtttttccataaactgaatttgctcatttattATGCtgtcacaatttaattttttatttatcaaaaaaattcaaaaacttgttatgataatctgacattttatccaaaattgctggctaacgaacttgacctttagtttaagacactaaaaaaGCGTACCAGGccccaatctaatagaattattttttcaaaatttaccgtGCTGACaggcagacaggcataaatacatacagacagaccgaaattcagacacattcgtaaatacctatttttcggatttagggctCTCAAAACggaaaaatgttatctattcaTTTTGGCTTAGATTGCGTGTCGTGTGTcgagaagtttaatttttgtattttcatttttttttataaataaaacaaaaactacgtgtcctataaaaaagttactaataacaaatttgtagatattttttgagtgCACAATGTTTATGTTATcgttttttttcctatcttgcatagttcgatcgcaaaatgcaatttttgatttttgattagtttttgtgcgatcaacatttgaatttttcgaaaaaattcaaaaagttgatatgataatcttgtagagctatcaaaagtaacatttttcttttcaagtactgtgaacaactgtacacagaatttttgaatgatgaaaaaatgtgaactcaaaaattttcaaaatgggctcacttttagtatttttatccaaaatgtctgactaacgaacttggaatttagcttaggacactaaacgagtgtaccaaaagccaatctaatagattaatttttttaagttatcgtgctgacaggcagacagacagacaggcataaacaCAGACATAACGACAGAAAGATGGaaatacagatagacacattcgtaaacacctgtttttcggattcagggggtcccaAATCGTGGGCCTTTAGACAAAAACTAGGGAGATCAAACTtaatacaaatctaataccttctctgatgagaatttcaaaatgatttatttgtcatgaataattttttgatagttctgttttaagttttaatcataaaaaaatggcatcaaaaaacatgaaaagttaaattttttgaaaccccacacactagacgaaaaagaaattaaaatacaaaagttttgatAAGAATCTGTCCacacagcgggcatattttttttccTGTtgacatttttcacgattaaagccaaaactacgcattctctcaaaaagtgattgatagcaaatttgtagaccttttacaaatgtacaatttttgtttatttatctattaccgtattttgcacagtttaaccgaaaaatgtaatttttggatttttcattattttgtatgctgtcaaaccttgaatttttgatttttcaagaaaattcaaaaagttgttatgataatcttgtagggcattcaaaaagcaaaatttttctttccttgactttttttcatatcgtacattatttggcttcaaatgttcattttcgtgtgttttttggaattttgtaaatgctatagctctgttaatttttgatttttttaaaaaaagtcattgggataaattgttcgacttctTGAATACTATCAATAACcgtaaagataatttttgaattttaaaaaaagtggtctcaaaaatactcaaaatgtactcactttttgaattttcatccaaaatggctggctaacgaacttaactttTAGTCACTAAACTTTTAATCacttaggacactaaacgagtgtaccaaagggcaatctaatagattaattttttaaaaagttatcgtgttcacagacagacatacagacatacggacatttgacaaaaactggggggggggtcaaattttacacaaatctaataccttctctgatgagaatgtaaaaattaagaaattctaaaCGTTTCAACagcataacaattttttcaagattcctaggaaaatttgcagcttttttattttgaaaaattaatttaaagaaaaaattgaaaaacaaatttgaagtgcttttttatttttaaaataattttaagagaatgtatcaaatttccaaaaaaaaatttcaaaatttagatctTATAGAATTCGTACAAAGAATAtagaagcattttaagaattctaaaatttttacgggagtaaacaaattttctttagatttttagggaaatttgtaatgtttttttttttttaagaaaaattagtttaaagtttttcaaatctcttcaaaattattttataaattggcaAAAACGTGTCTGGAAGACtgaaaagcaagtttttaaagattttttagttcaatttataaaaccgagactacaattttttcaatttttcagaaataaaaaaaatgtaggaaaaattcgtagtaagtgtaaaaaaaatatttagaagttttagaaagaGTCAAGCATAATTTTTATCTTGgggagatattaaaatttttcaagagaataaaccaGTTTTTTAAAGAtccttgataaaattatttttaatttaaaaaaatgaattttaaaagactgtttaaatttgttttaatcatttcaaaagatttttaccaTTGTCGAAAAAAACTAATAGATTTAAGGGCAATGTTTTAATTTAGCAGGgtttaacaaaattctaaaaaaattcgaatcagtttagaagatattattaggaacttttgaacaaatttcaaacctaatttattatttaaaaatgcatacaatttttttcaaaaaaatgtagattttaggttttcaaataaaattttgaagcttctaaaggatcttaaaagatttttaaaagataaaaaaatttttcttatgattcctggaaaaacttaaaatgatatttattcaaaaaaattaattttaagatttcgaaatcaaatttaaaatctactTGCttcagttagaaattaattatttatgtattcagttaattaattattaatattagaattaatttccttaattatttatttcgaaagtcACTTTTATTATAACCGTTCTGATTTTTCCGATATTATCGGACGAATTTGATCGGAAGCTAGACATGAGACGATAGAATTGGTAACAAATGAATGCACGAGAAGTTGGTTTTAGAATACGTTTAGAAAACGAACGAGattgattaaaatataagaaGAGGCACATTCAATACTGATTTTCTTCTTTAacattctcaagaaaaaattaatggggGAAGCCCGCTACAGAAGGGTGGCCCACTATTGGTGTCATTACCCTATCAAAGTATTGCAAtaacttaaattaattctaaTGTAGAACATTCCAGGACAATCTGGACCAGATCTGGTTTTCTCTAGATTGTCTAGCCTGGAAGGTCCAGTCTGACCCAGACTAGGTGCTAAtcattttgcaattgaaaaacaaactgcttaaaattatagaaaagcaGAAGGAAATTTCCGATTTAGAATCATCACAATCATCAAGTGGTGTGGGAGCCGACAGTGACACGGTTGACACTTCTTGTCCACACATTGCATCCCCACGTCCTGCGCATCATTATGGTAGTTTTTATCTTCGCATGGGAGCCGTGGCTTTCGGAATCGGTTCGATGATTTATTCAGGCTTGGAATTCGGTCAGTATTTTGAACTGGAGCGTAACACGAAATGCCACAATATTATGCTGGCAGTGACTCCAGCCACGCGCATGGccttcattttcatccaaatgtaCTTCATCTTCTTAAACAACGAGGTGAGTAGaaaaaaactttgataaaaacgTATATCATCCTAGAAATACGTCATCATTAAATATTCTATTCAACTGCTttgatttatatttcttaaaaaaaaatttgttttaaaaggaGGAAGCCTTTGCTAATCCACGAATCAATACATTTCCGAGCAATTTTGAGGGcttgtattattttctattatagttcttaaatattctaaaagaacCTTTTTCCTTGTGAGTAGCCAAGTCTAATGAGTAGAAAATGTAGGGTAGAGAAAATAAGGGTAGCTCTATCGTGTTTCTAGTAAACATAATGTATTCCTGAAAACAGTATTACATCAGACGAGTAGCGACGATGTCTAATGAAATAGAACGGTGAATATCATAAATGTAGAGGAAGAAAATTACTGTGTATTCTATTGACTATTGCTAAAACACAGCCCTGCTTTTTAAGCCACTCTTCAAGTTTTTTTCACAATACCgatatttattaaattactttgcaaaaaaaatcttctttgaatatttaagaaattctttcaTCGAAGTGCTAGGTTTTTACCCACTCTTTAATTATCCGAATCATTGCAAATATTTCAGCAAATGAAAGTTTATCGCCATCGAGTAGTGGCTCGATTTGGACTGATGCACATGATCGGAACAAATCTCTCTGTCTGGCTTAATGTTCTTGTACAAGAAACCAAACACGAAATTTTAACATTCTACAATCCTGAGAACAATTCTTTAAGGATTTCTCACCGCTTGGGTAAGATGTTACAAATTCATAATAACACATGaacttaatataaatataaataaacattacTTATCAAATTCTTTTTCGTTCCTAAGGATCAAAAGGAAATCTTCACATTGGCCATAATCATGCCCATTATGTGGAACACATAAGGTTACCAAGAGGTCTAAAAGGACCTCACCACATGTTCGAGTGTAGAAGAGATAATATAATGGGATTGTTAGTCCAAGACGCAAGTCCCTTTCTTTTTCCTTGCACTATCGAATATAGTTTGATTTGCGCTGCCATTTTGTATGTAATGTGGAAGAACATTGCCAAGCCGCAAAGTAAATCAAATCCGGGTACTCCTCCTAGGCATCACACTCATGCTTATAGGTAATTAACTATAAAACTCAATAGAAGAGAATAGAAGAACTAAAAATCCTGATCGAATCTACTGGTTTGTTTTTCCCTGTTACAGAAGGTCACCCTACCACTACAGCGTTGATTGTGCTCAAGCCCACAAGGGTCTCTTCTTCGGAATTCTAATTCTAGTCATGACCATCATTTCTCTGATCCTATTTTTCGTCCTGATAGCTCGTCCTGAGCACGTCAGCTTTGCAGTCGTCGAAGTAAACATTTGCGAGTTGACCTTATACGGATTTTCTACCCTAGCAACCCTAGTTGGGATGTTCCAGTTACGAAAATTGCGCTATGATGGAGGCAGAAATCTGGAATTGGACAACATTCTTCTAGTCGGAGCCCAAACGGGAATGTTTATCTACTCCACATTCACTATCATCGGTAGTCACTTCACCCTCGAAAGGGACACTGTCCTAATTTTAGTGACTGCACTAGCTGGTGTCATTCAAACAACCTGTCAGACCATTTTCATTCTTGATGCCTCCAGGAGATCAGTAGCTACTGCTGAACAAATTCGTCGAAAACCAGGGAGGCAAATCGTAACTTTCCTCCTAGTAACAAATCTTGCCATGTGGGCAGTAAACACCCTCGAAAAATCAAGAGCTGAATCTCATCCAGTTCAGCTCCACTTTTATGGTCTCTGGGCCTGGACCATCATTACTCACGTATCTATGCCATTGGccattttttacagatttcacaGCACTGTTTGCCTCTGTGAAATTTGGAAAAGAGCTTATAAAGTGAAGCCGACTTATATGTGACGTAAGGGGTCTTCCCAGGGAAATTCGAAACGTAAACAGATACAACGTCCAATGAACCTTCCGATTAGGCAGATGGACTCTATTATTGAACATGATCCCATGTACTTCATCTGATCGCTCGCACTCGAAAAAATCCAATTTCGATTGGCGTGTAATGTTCTAGCGTCTCCTTCTGAGAAAAATTTCAGGGGTTATAGGTTGTAAATGCAGCTGGGACGATAAGGAAGATTATATTCCGATTAGGATCTGTTTTGGTCCAAAGTTTCATTATTAAAGAAGAaactaataaattaaacattGGGTTTCTTTTATGATTTACATAAAAAGAATGATAAGAAAAATACTTTTAGAGAAGAACCAGTGacaaataatgattttgaaaaaaaatcttctttaaaagaCAGCATACTTTTCCAGTCTGAATTGGAAGCATTTATCAGGGCTGACCACTAATTCTCGTATCGTGGATTCTATTTTCGTATAATTGATACTACtcactaattaaatagtttatactctttaaattagaaatactgACCAGGGTTATTTTTTCTGcaaacataaaatttgaaacttattaataatttaagagACCCTACTACTTTAACTACATAACTGATATTATCAACAGAAATTATGTGTACATTTTAGAAAGAAgcgtcaaaataatattttacctgtgatatatttttagaaaacacaTAGATTTTATGGTATTATTCTTCTAACTACTTTACTCACACTTTAATCTTTATCATTCCCTATTCCctatatatagaatagaaatttttattgcacaataatttagtattttttaaggtgaaaattagaaaattggtttTCAATGTCAGGTGTcacataaaaaaaaaggaaattttgtcATATTTCCATAAAATTTGTATGGAAATCCAGCAGAACTATTTTATTTCAGGGAGCTACTCGCAAATTTTCTAGAGTAGTTTTCAGacaaatattcaaagaaattgtattaaatttttacacGAGGAGCTAAAAACGATATCAATCGATACACATTactcttcttaaaaatttaacacaaagcaaagagaataaaaagaggaaacaattataaatttatctcagACTCTATATAATCAAACGTAGTTTACAAACGAAAGCCTAAAATTCaaggaagaaattttaagatcCTCCAGTAAAGtctcctaaatatttttttacatcgatCATGTACACCCTGTTCAAATACAATTCCtctacaaagaatatttttaataagtatttcaaaaatttccataaatattgGTAGAATGCAATTTAACTAACATAAATgaacaaaagactaatttttctaaatttataaatcacttcTTCAGCTGCATTTACAGCATTAACATTAACCAGTAATAAATGCTTTGTAATTCAATAGATGCAGTTCATTACCTCGAGTTCTGCTGCggcagaaaaaattcaaagacaGGGTCTCCAGTTATTTTTAGATATAGAAAAAGTCGATTAATTTGACTAGACACAAAATACTTCATCCAGCACTGGAAATAAATATTCGCACAGTAGTTCAAAGAGCGTTTGGACGCCTAGATTTTTTTATCCGCCCaagtttaaataatgcaatatttttagcttttatataaaaattattaataaattgaaagcaCGCACTTTTTATATCTAATCTGATAATCTAGTTTCTACCAGGGcgtatacaaattataaaagactTTAAATCGAATTATAAAACAATTGGGATCAACGTAGCCACTTAGTTCGATATTGCGGGTTTATATTGACTTGAGTACAATTTTACACCgagttagttgaaaaaaatagtttcgatacgattttatatgaaaattagttTCTAGGATGTTGTACATGAAAAACCCTTGGGTTTGAACGTGCATTACGTATAAAAAAGTGACTGGGatagaaaatacatttaataaaaaattccattaataaaGTAAAGGTTCCGTAGCAAATAACAATTCATCTAATCaatcacaatttaatttttaaagttttagttggaaaattttatttaattcaatgaaattgTGATCGATTcggtattttttatgaaaagggaGAATATTTTATTgagtgaatgaaatttttttttgaatataggCAGACTTGTAGAGattcttttcaaataccttaTAGATCGAACACATTCACGGACATCCGTCTTCCACATAGTACAAAACTTTTGAGTTACTGTATTTTTATGTCTTATgtgagtaagaaaaaaaaattgtccagaaaAGTGTTtggatcattttaaaattaaaagaattttacatttataaagcTAAGTTAATTTATTGTTCTCCTTTGGATTTTAGTATGCGACagtttcaatctctaatcttttgTTTAGTATTCTGATTGAGACAGTATTTAATCTTCTCTTCTGGGgaataaatattactaaaatgGATTTAtctgaataaaaacttttaaagaattaaaaggacAAATGACtgctaaaaccttttaaaatgttttgatccTTATCATCCAAATTTAGTTTATAGTCTGTTTGtttgcaaactttttaaattttttattattttcgtgacctgtacatttttctcgaaactcGTAAATCACTCTAAACTTGAATTAAACGCACACTTCGTTAATACTTTAACATGCATCATCTTTAGGTGCGTTCTATTAGGTGTATGCTTGTAGATATGTAAATTGATTTTAACTAATCTAGGCAAACTGTCGCTTAGCGAATAGTTATAATCTTTTAATCATGGagaatttatttcaaaggatACATTATGTATCCTTTATTAGGGACACATATCAAAACTGGAGGTTGAATGGACTTAATCAGAATTTAATTAAGAGGTTCAGTAATAtctataaaactttgaaaatttctcagatttttttttcaCACAATCTATTTCGAAATCATTTTTGACCTGAAACCGATTCCAGCAGAAGCCAGAGATTTATTGCAATAATTTCTAGGAAGAGTCGCCCAAGACAAGTATTTATAGCGATTGTGGGATTTCAACACGAGTGTAGGAGAGAATATGATATGGTATTTCAGCTTTCCAGTTACAcatgagaaaataaaataaatcgtaGAAATATTTCTAAGAGGAAAAGATTCTCTGGAattgtttcatattttataaaagcgtttggttttatttagaatttagttTCTTCGAAATAAACCATTTGGGTTTTAAAACAGATGCAATGGAATAATATGAAACTTTAATGCATTCAAATGAAaggaatctaaattttgaaattttcaatattaaagaatttcttgatttaatttttgaGAGCATAGCTAGGGAATCAAACAATTGAGCTATAAAACATTGaagccattaaaaatttaacaacatacaGTCAATCTATTTCCTGAAAAACACAGCTGGAGGAAGTGCTagttattttgatcaaattagtttaaaatacattGTTAGGTCAGTGAagtttatgaataaatttatttttcaaaattcagagttgcaaaatttttaacttagagtTCCGGCTGTGTTTTAAACTCCATACCTTCCAAAACACTGatggaatttgaataatttttgtaggTGTAGCGTacaatttattagtattttaatgcaatttaaaaacaaacaagttttcaaaataggatttaaacattttttaaaattatttttggtattttgaatgataaataattctttaatataaCTTTTACTGTCTTTGGTATTAGCAATTAATTACTGATGAATAACTGAAGAgcgattacaaaataattaaatcttgtaTTGTGAccgtttaattataattacatgtgtttataacaaaattaatgtaaaattcacttgctataataataaataatttttataacgtttttctGTAATAACTCTTCacacttaattaataattaatcgcTAATACCGATGTAATCTAAAATAgcaactacattttttgtttaagatcttCAAATCATCTCCCtccaattttaactaaaattttattttgaaaaattcataaattttgctTTCAAACCTTTTATATTGTTactgaaaaatttatgaaatcatttgacatgtttttaaatcattttcaagtttttcttatcattcatttttcataacgaaaaatctaaaatgctcctaaaatttttttcaatcttaaaacatacacattttgttttacatttgttgaaatattttgttatttttaattattttacatatatttagcatttctaaaccttctaaatgacttttaaataattctaatttttcctagtttgaaattaattcgtattttttctgaaattaaaatattttaaaaaattgtcttaaaatcctctgaatccttttttgataattttgcaagccctttgaaatgttttaaatattctcttaaaatcaattgaaaaaattaaaattaattttaaattatcacaggaacattaaaacaatttcttattcTCTTCAAACCGTTTAAAATTcgtaaagattttattttctataaaattatttaaaaatctacacttcatttgaaatgttttgaaatctgttcATAATCTTAgaatcttttcagaacttttaaatatcatttgaaaCAATTAAGTTTTCCTGCCGTTTTTTTAAGatcctgcaaaattgaaaaaaaatattttacacattcCTGATTTTTTgtcgacatatttttaaatctttataattaacttttgtttataatttaacttaacccttctatttaaaagaatgcaaaagttttttatttttcgtttagtgaaaattagttaacaattaaaatcttttcttttctcaATAATGTTTCGAAACGTTTAGAAATAAACTTGATCATGAAACAAAATTACTCGTTTtggaaattttgatgtaaaaaaataatggtataaaaaatcgtaatatttatcaatataaatCAAAAACCTGAAAACAGCCAATAAAAGCCGTACCCAATTAAGTTTTGGCGAACAATGTAATCACATTTTCCAAAACATGAAATTATTCTCTGCTCGAATTTGTATTCCCGATGTTTTTCTCATAATATCTCCCATTCAAACGCCAAAACTAAAGTCTTTCAGCTGAAATTAATACATTATTGAAGCATAAGAGTAAGCAGttccattttgagaaaaaaataataaaaattgataaagtttTCTAATTTTGTGTAAACAACAGCATTTTTTAACTTACTCTACAGATGTTATTTTTATTcactgttttaatttatttatatctattCCAAAACTATTCGCTCTTAACTTTAAAGAGtgattaaaaaacattgatttttacaGCCCGAAAAAATGCATTGTCTGGTTCCAGTAAGCACTCAAAGTTGTTAATGGGTCCATCTGACCCAGTGTGCCTTTTGCGTTCCATACATTGAGTGTGGCggttaattgttaatatttaattttttaacatatatttagtcattaatttatacattttaaaacatcttTACCTTCTCGTGATACTGACCATAAAATCGATTTCATCTTCAGAAACCAATTTCTACTTTTGCCATTAAAATTTAAACGCCACTTGCCGTAATGCCACAATCATTATAAAAGTGAAAAGATGAGGAAAGTACAATGGCTAATCATATCATTGAGCCCTCAATGAGTCCGTCAAGAGTCCTGTCTGAACTCAGACAAAACGAAAAGAATCAAAATCGATCAATGTTGAAGAAAGCGATCGGAAGTGATCGACTTGAGATGTAAGCTTTAATGCTCAACAGGCGGTATTATTAAAAAAGAGTGCTGGAGAGAGAAAGAAAATAGTCAAGTACATTATATTATTGATTCGAGCGGCTGAGAGTATGTATGTGTTAGACTGAAGCGCAAGGGAGTGAACTAATGAGATAGATTTTTACCTTAGGGCCCTCAacgcaacaaaataaaattaaaaattcacgtttgtATTATCTAAGtgcgtttttaatataaaatcgatATAACGGCTGCTGCGAATCTATCGACCAAACGAGCTGTCAGATGTAAGATAATTGACTTTAGGGATAAGGCGATTGTAAATACGAAAAAGATACTCTCAATGTTTCTAGACTAGTCGTGTCGACATGTTTCTTcctatgattattattattactattattataaataaaatatatatatatatatacaatacatacacacacaaatcaatatatttattattgcgTTGTTCTATTGtaatatttattgtaatattaGATGATATTTAAAGGCAAATGCGTCGACTGTCAGCATCAGCGTAACTCGTGCCTCGAttcattaatttatctttttcgatttttttatgaaaattgaaaaaaaagacattttttgtacaaaattatctcAAATACCCCAAAATTTATATCAGGAtggatataaaaaagaaaattgatcaattGTAAATGACTCAGCACTGAGAATCTTCCAGTGGGTCCCTTATAACGTCTATAAAATTCGAAGTGAATCGATTTATATCTTACTTTCTTATGTTCAAAATGTGGTTCCAAAAAAATAAGAAGATCATATCGTTAAAAATGATAAGTTgctgtatttaaatatttagagattctagatttttttcattt
This Belonocnema kinseyi isolate 2016_QV_RU_SX_M_011 chromosome 3, B_treatae_v1, whole genome shotgun sequence DNA region includes the following protein-coding sequences:
- the LOC117168865 gene encoding proton channel OtopLc-like; protein product: MKNLRVKVTEMLIKETSLSWPGLPAAFPSPASPSAVIVSPETLSRHSSSSPSRTNRQPEFALALPCSTQPISAVCYPLAPTYINVVEDRNWKNLGCDALATTLSALYGKLLVVMGIAFPMAEVISTYIPPSFYESFYLYLYFGSMLFLFYMYVMMIKDGRPKQKKQKEISDLESSQSSSGVGADSDTVDTSCPHIASPRPAHHYGSFYLRMGAVAFGIGSMIYSGLEFGQYFELERNTKCHNIMLAVTPATRMAFIFIQMYFIFLNNEQMKVYRHRVVARFGLMHMIGTNLSVWLNVLVQETKHEILTFYNPENNSLRISHRLGSKGNLHIGHNHAHYVEHIRLPRGLKGPHHMFECRRDNIMGLLVQDASPFLFPCTIEYSLICAAILYVMWKNIAKPQSKSNPGTPPRHHTHAYRRSPYHYSVDCAQAHKGLFFGILILVMTIISLILFFVLIARPEHVSFAVVEVNICELTLYGFSTLATLVGMFQLRKLRYDGGRNLELDNILLVGAQTGMFIYSTFTIIGSHFTLERDTVLILVTALAGVIQTTCQTIFILDASRRSVATAEQIRRKPGRQIVTFLLVTNLAMWAVNTLEKSRAESHPVQLHFYGLWAWTIITHVSMPLAIFYRFHSTVCLCEIWKRAYKVKPTYM